The genomic window GAAAACTTCTACCTTGATTTTGCCATTACTTAGTTCCTCTACGCGCTTAGCAAAAAAATCAGCAGCTTGACCTTTGGGTGTGTTTGCGCTCACTACGTGGGCAAATTTTACCTTATAAACATCTTGCTTTGCTTGTTTTTCGCCCTCACCACAGCCTATAAACCCTAAACTTATTGCACTGATTAGGGCTAAAATTGAAAGTTTTTTCATTGCTACTCCTTTTGAGTTTTGTTGCATTCTATATATAAAAAGCATTAAGATTCATTATAAGAGCGGAATTTGATATGAAAATGCGCTTCTTATGTGTGATTTATAAACAATTCTACACTCTTAATTATACGCTATGAGGCAAAAAATGGCATTTGATAAGTATTTGAAAAAATAGGCTAGAATAGGTTTTTCTAGCAATGAAACAAAATAAAATGAAGATTCTTAAGGAGTTATGGTGTTTCCATTTAGTGATGAAGAACTGCAAATGCCCGTTGAAATGGTGATACAGAAGGTTCGACCAACATTAACATTAGATGGTGGCGATATTACTCTGCTTGGTATTAAAGATGCTAAAGTGTATGTGAGGCTTGAGGGTGCGTGTAAGGGCTGTC from Helicobacter typhlonius includes these protein-coding regions:
- a CDS encoding NifU family protein — encoded protein: MFPFSDEELQMPVEMVIQKVRPTLTLDGGDITLLGIKDAKVYVRLEGACKGCPSSANTLKYAIENRLKEEIHPDIGIVNVRHGEETTL